The genomic DNA CATGACCGCCAGCACGGGGCCGAAGATCTCTTCGGCGACAGCCCGCATCGACGGGTCGACGCCGGTCAGCACCGTCGGTTTGACGAAGAAGCCACCCAGTTCACCGGCCGGCTCGCCACCGTAGGCGACGGTGGCGCCCTCCTCGCGAGCAGACGCGAAGTGCGACAACACTTTCTCGTATTGCGGCTGATTCGACACCGGCCCCATCTCGGTCGCCGGATCTTTCGGATCGCCGAGTTTGATGGTGGCCGCGCGAGCGACGATGCGCTGGACCAACGCGTCGGCGACGCTTTCGTGGACCAGCAATCGCGACCCGGCCAGGCAGGTCTGCCCGGTGGCAGCGAACACGCCGGCGATCACGCCGTTGGCCGCGGCGTCAAGGTCCGCATCTCCGAAGACCACCTGCGCTGACTTGCCGCCGAGCTCCAGGGTGAACCGGGTCATGTTCTCGACCGCGGCCTTGCCAACGCGGATCCCGGTGTCCGTCGACCCGGTGAACGCGACCTTGTCGACACCTGGATGCGAGGCCAGCGCGGCCCCGGTCTGTGGGCCCCAACCGGTGACGACATTGATCACCCCCGGCGGAAAACCGGCCTCAGCGAACAGCTTTGCGAACGCCAGCGTGGAGGTAGGGGTGTGGTCGCTGGGTTTGACCACGAAGGTGCAGCCCGCGGCGAGACCGGCTGCCAGCTTCCAGGTCAACAGCAGCAGGGGCGAGTTCCACGGGGTGATCGCCCCGACGACGCCGACCGGTTCGTGCCGGGTATAGACGAGATAGTTGGGCTTATCGGTGGGTACCACATCGCCCTGCAGCTTGTCGGCCAGCCCCGCGTAATAGAAGTAGTAATCCGGCAGCGCCCGCATCTGTCCGACCATCTCGCGGGTCAGCTTGCCGCCGTCGCGCACCTCCAGCTCGGCCAGCTGCTCGGCGTCACGAGCGATGAGCTCGCCGAGGCGCCATAGCAGCTTGCCGCGCGCGGTCGCGGTGAGCGCACCCCAGGGCCCGTCCAGCGCGGCACGGGCCGCGGCCACCGCGCGGTCGACGTCGGCGGCATCCCCGTCGGGGACCCGGGCCCACGGTTGCCCGGTGAACGGGTCCACGCTCTCGTAAGTGGCCCCCGACGCGGCGGTCGTGGACTCGCCCCCGATCACCAGGTCAAACTCGACCAATTGCTGGGTGCTGATGTCAGCCATGCACGCTCCTCATCGAGTTCGCGGCTTCTTCTTGTTGTTGAGCGAATCGGGGACGGCGCCGGCATTGCCCAAGTCGGTGTAGAACTTGCCGTGCCGTGCAGCGATCGTCGGAGGCAGGTCCCGCGCCTCCCACATGGCGCGCACCGTTCCCTGGATGCCGGCGGGCCGTCGCGCGGCGATCTCGGTGGCCAATTCGGCTGCCCGCGACCGGAGTTGGTCGTCGGGGACGATCTCGGTGACAATGCCGATCCGCAGTGCGGTCTGAGCTGTCATCCGTTCCTCGCTGCCCAGTAGGGCCCAGCGCATCACCTCGCCATAGGGCACGCCGAGGGGAAGCATCCCCATCGGCTCCAGTGCAGAGACGATGCCCGCGTTGGCGTGAGGGTCGAAGAACGTGGTGGTCTCGGCGCAGATCGAGAAGTCACATTCGTTGACGAAGTACATCGCACCGCCGGCGACGATGCCGTGCAGTGCGGCGATCACCGGCTTCCACACCTTGTGCGCCTTCGGTCCCAGCAGCTCGCCCGGATCCTCCTGGTTGAAGACGGACTTGTGTTTCCACCAAGTCCCCTGGGCGACGTCGATGCCGGTGCAGAAGGCGCGCTCACCGTTGGCTTGTAGCACTGCGACGTGGATGTCGTCGTCGTCGCGGACCCGGGCCCACACCGTGGCGAGATCGGCAGCCATCTGTTCGGTGAAGCTGTTCAACTTCTCGGGACGGTTGAGCGCCACGGTGGCGACGTGGTCGCCCACGTGAAACTCGATGGTGCTCAGGCTGGTCGTGTCGGTCACAGCTGCTCCTTTGTCGATCCGATGGATGCGGGCATCATCGCACCTCCATCGCCGACGTGGTTTACCTGGTTAGCGATCTCGCGTTTGAGGATCTTTCCGGCAGGGCCCAGCGGGAACTCACTCCAGAACAGGAACCGACGCGGCTGCTTGTAGCCGGCCAGCTCGGCGCGACACAGCGTGGCCAGTTCTGTGCTGAGCGCGTCCCGGTCGGTGACATCCGATTTGGGGATGACCACCGCGACCGGCGTCTCACCCCACTCCGGGTCGGGAGCTCCGACCACTGCCACCAGGTCGACGCCTGGGTGGTGCGCAATGACCCGTTCGATCTCGGCGGGATACACGTTGAAGCCACCGGAGATGAT from Mycobacterium sp. DL440 includes the following:
- a CDS encoding aldehyde dehydrogenase, producing the protein MADISTQQLVEFDLVIGGESTTAASGATYESVDPFTGQPWARVPDGDAADVDRAVAAARAALDGPWGALTATARGKLLWRLGELIARDAEQLAELEVRDGGKLTREMVGQMRALPDYYFYYAGLADKLQGDVVPTDKPNYLVYTRHEPVGVVGAITPWNSPLLLLTWKLAAGLAAGCTFVVKPSDHTPTSTLAFAKLFAEAGFPPGVINVVTGWGPQTGAALASHPGVDKVAFTGSTDTGIRVGKAAVENMTRFTLELGGKSAQVVFGDADLDAAANGVIAGVFAATGQTCLAGSRLLVHESVADALVQRIVARAATIKLGDPKDPATEMGPVSNQPQYEKVLSHFASAREEGATVAYGGEPAGELGGFFVKPTVLTGVDPSMRAVAEEIFGPVLAVMTFADEDEAVASANATEFGLAASVWTKDVHRAHRVAAKLRAGTVWVNAYRVVAPHVPFGGVGHSGIGRENGIDAVKDFTETKAVWVELSGATRDPFTLG
- a CDS encoding enoyl-CoA hydratase/isomerase family protein, with amino-acid sequence MTDTTSLSTIEFHVGDHVATVALNRPEKLNSFTEQMAADLATVWARVRDDDDIHVAVLQANGERAFCTGIDVAQGTWWKHKSVFNQEDPGELLGPKAHKVWKPVIAALHGIVAGGAMYFVNECDFSICAETTTFFDPHANAGIVSALEPMGMLPLGVPYGEVMRWALLGSEERMTAQTALRIGIVTEIVPDDQLRSRAAELATEIAARRPAGIQGTVRAMWEARDLPPTIAARHGKFYTDLGNAGAVPDSLNNKKKPRTR